Proteins encoded by one window of Gordonia jinghuaiqii:
- a CDS encoding regulator: protein MSATTDPAPPADPPVPTRSPKIAWWTRGDTNAFFGLGFNILVNVLTLTGLMIGVVGLSSDNVLGTVLPALGVALILGNLYYTFLARRLAAREGRDDVTALPYGPSVPHMFIVVFVVMLPVYLNTQDAIQAWQAGLAWAFMIGVIVMIGAFVGPYVRKLTPRAAMLGTLAGISITFISMRPAAQMWEAAWIGLPVLAIILIGFFTDVKLPGNIPVGLAALLVGTAIGWAGGFMSVPDLTSAVENVAIGIPDQRFDLLFNGLGDLAPLLGTAIPLGVYNFTEAMSNVESAAAAGDNYNLRSVLLADGAGACVGAAFGSPFPPAVYIGHPGWKDAGGRASYSLASGVAIGLLCFLGMFGVLNALLPVPAIVPILLFIGLLIGAQAFQAVPRLHAVAVVAALLPNLAEWGRGLIDNALAAAGTTADEVGMDALNGAGVIYEGLKTLGEGAVLVGLILGTIVTFILEKKFHFAAIAALVGAALSFIGLVHAPEVAWAAAPEVALGYLFFAVVCFAYWFLPGARTPVEVDEAEVVAGH from the coding sequence ATGAGCGCCACCACCGATCCAGCACCACCCGCAGACCCGCCGGTGCCCACGAGGTCACCGAAGATCGCTTGGTGGACGCGGGGGGACACCAACGCGTTCTTCGGGCTGGGTTTCAACATCCTGGTCAACGTTCTGACGTTGACCGGCTTGATGATCGGCGTTGTGGGGCTCAGCTCCGACAACGTCCTCGGGACCGTCCTGCCGGCGCTCGGCGTCGCGCTGATCCTGGGCAATCTGTACTACACGTTCCTGGCTCGACGCCTCGCCGCGCGTGAGGGACGCGACGATGTGACAGCCCTGCCCTACGGGCCGAGCGTGCCGCACATGTTCATCGTGGTGTTCGTCGTGATGCTGCCGGTGTATCTGAACACCCAGGACGCGATCCAGGCGTGGCAGGCCGGTTTGGCGTGGGCGTTCATGATCGGCGTGATCGTGATGATCGGTGCGTTCGTGGGACCCTATGTGCGCAAGCTGACGCCGCGCGCGGCGATGCTCGGCACCCTGGCCGGTATCTCGATCACGTTCATCTCGATGCGTCCGGCCGCGCAGATGTGGGAGGCCGCCTGGATCGGTCTGCCGGTTCTGGCAATCATCCTGATCGGGTTCTTCACCGACGTGAAGCTGCCCGGCAACATCCCGGTCGGCTTGGCTGCACTGCTCGTGGGCACGGCGATCGGCTGGGCGGGCGGTTTCATGTCGGTGCCCGACCTGACCTCGGCCGTCGAGAACGTCGCCATCGGCATTCCCGACCAACGCTTCGACCTGTTGTTCAACGGGCTCGGCGACCTGGCGCCATTGCTGGGGACCGCGATCCCGCTGGGCGTCTACAACTTCACCGAGGCGATGAGCAACGTGGAGAGCGCCGCCGCGGCGGGGGACAACTACAACCTGCGCAGCGTACTGCTGGCCGACGGTGCCGGCGCCTGCGTCGGTGCCGCGTTCGGTTCGCCGTTCCCGCCGGCTGTCTACATCGGGCATCCCGGCTGGAAGGACGCAGGCGGACGGGCGAGCTACTCGCTGGCGAGTGGCGTCGCGATCGGGCTGCTGTGTTTCCTGGGCATGTTCGGTGTGCTCAACGCACTGCTACCGGTTCCCGCAATCGTGCCGATCCTGCTGTTCATCGGTCTGCTGATCGGTGCGCAGGCATTCCAGGCGGTGCCGCGCCTGCACGCGGTCGCGGTGGTCGCCGCGCTGCTGCCGAACCTGGCCGAGTGGGGACGTGGACTCATCGACAACGCGCTGGCGGCAGCCGGCACGACCGCCGACGAGGTCGGTATGGACGCGCTCAACGGTGCGGGCGTGATCTATGAGGGCCTCAAGACGCTGGGTGAGGGTGCGGTACTCGTCGGCCTGATCCTGGGCACGATCGTGACGTTCATCCTGGAGAAGAAGTTCCACTTCGCGGCGATCGCCGCGCTGGTGGGTGCAGCGCTGTCGTTCATCGGCCTGGTCCACGCACCCGAGGTGGCCTGGGCCGCCGCACCCGAGGTGGCGCTCGGCTACCTGTTCTTCGCTGTGGTGTGCTTCGCCTACTGGTTCCTGCCGGGAGCGCGGACACCGGTAGAGGTCGACGAGGCGGAGGTGGTGGCCGGTCACTGA
- a CDS encoding helix-turn-helix domain-containing protein has product MIECELIRESQREGIALAKQRGIYKGGKPKLDSSQAAEVASRVAAGDSVAALAREHGVSRQTIYRYAAQTPTP; this is encoded by the coding sequence ATAATCGAATGCGAGCTCATCCGCGAAAGTCAGCGTGAGGGCATCGCCCTGGCCAAGCAACGGGGCATCTACAAGGGCGGCAAGCCGAAGCTGGACAGCTCCCAGGCCGCCGAGGTCGCGAGTCGGGTCGCCGCCGGCGACTCCGTCGCGGCCCTGGCCCGCGAACACGGCGTCTCCCGGCAGACGATCTACCGCTACGCGGCTCAGACGCCAACGCCCTGA
- a CDS encoding allophanate hydrolase: MTFSAGPTTGPTVAELLDSHLHGSGSPTRTARMVLDAIDARGDDGTWLSTVPRNELIDAAADLERRPGARDLPLYGVPFGVKDSIDVAGVPTTLSCPGYAYVPETTAPVVQRLLDAGAHYVGKTNLDQFATGLNGTRTPYTMPRSVYGNDVISGGSSSGSALAVAHGDVPFAVATDTAGSGRVPAALNGVIGYKPSRGLISTVGLVPACKSLDCVTAMTSTVEDMDRIMDVMIGRDDADAWSRDRGPRFGGGTVTIGLPPITELEFFGDDAMREAHLAFRNRLSHLVLPSGVEIVEVSLAPFLAAGELLYSGPWVAERLVEFGDFLAEKPEEIHPVVRDILRGGERYTAVDAFAALQRLQELRAEVGRLWTRMDVLVVPTIGRTFTVDEVLTQPILTNTMLGHYTHFGNLLDLTGVAVPQGVTSDGRPHSAMLLGAALTDDTVLHLAAALLDEPRDRVPATAATSSPASIPFRPL, translated from the coding sequence ATGACATTCTCTGCCGGGCCGACGACGGGACCCACGGTCGCCGAACTCCTCGACTCTCACCTGCACGGAAGTGGTTCGCCGACCCGGACCGCACGCATGGTGCTCGACGCCATCGACGCCCGAGGTGACGACGGCACCTGGTTGTCGACGGTCCCGCGGAACGAACTGATCGACGCGGCCGCCGACCTCGAGAGGCGACCCGGCGCGCGTGATCTGCCGCTCTACGGCGTGCCCTTCGGGGTCAAGGACTCCATCGACGTGGCAGGTGTCCCGACCACGCTGTCGTGTCCGGGCTACGCCTACGTGCCCGAGACCACCGCCCCGGTGGTGCAACGACTGCTCGACGCCGGGGCGCACTACGTCGGCAAGACCAATCTCGATCAGTTCGCCACCGGCCTGAACGGGACGCGCACGCCCTACACGATGCCGCGGAGCGTCTACGGCAACGACGTGATCTCCGGCGGTTCGAGTTCGGGGTCGGCGCTCGCGGTGGCCCACGGAGACGTACCGTTCGCGGTGGCCACCGACACGGCCGGATCGGGACGGGTTCCGGCCGCGCTCAACGGGGTCATCGGCTACAAGCCGTCACGGGGACTGATCAGCACGGTGGGCCTGGTGCCCGCCTGTAAATCCCTGGACTGCGTCACCGCGATGACCTCGACCGTCGAGGACATGGACCGGATCATGGACGTGATGATCGGCCGCGACGACGCCGACGCATGGTCGCGCGACCGGGGTCCCCGCTTCGGCGGCGGCACCGTCACCATCGGCCTCCCGCCGATCACCGAACTCGAGTTCTTCGGCGACGACGCCATGCGCGAGGCGCACCTCGCGTTCCGGAACCGGTTGTCGCACCTGGTCTTACCCAGCGGAGTGGAGATCGTCGAGGTGTCTCTCGCGCCGTTCCTCGCCGCCGGCGAACTCTTGTACTCAGGCCCCTGGGTCGCCGAGCGCCTCGTCGAATTCGGTGACTTCCTCGCCGAGAAACCGGAGGAGATCCATCCGGTGGTTCGTGACATCCTGCGCGGTGGTGAAAGGTACACGGCGGTCGATGCTTTCGCCGCACTCCAGCGACTGCAGGAACTTCGGGCCGAGGTCGGCCGGCTGTGGACACGGATGGATGTCCTGGTGGTGCCCACCATCGGCCGGACCTTCACCGTCGACGAGGTCCTGACGCAACCCATCCTCACCAACACGATGCTGGGTCACTACACGCACTTCGGAAATCTGCTGGACCTCACCGGGGTGGCCGTTCCGCAGGGTGTCACCTCCGACGGACGACCGCACAGCGCGATGCTGCTCGGTGCGGCGCTCACCGACGACACCGTCCTCCATCTGGCGGCTGCCCTGCTCGACGAGCCGCGAGACCGGGTGCCCGCCACCGCAGCGACTTCCAGTCCCGCCTCGATCCCGTTCCGACCCCTCTGA
- a CDS encoding winged helix-turn-helix transcriptional regulator yields the protein MTEISDESLESDVFARDCSSREALQTITGRWGLLVLLALGESAYRFSALRRRVDGVSERMLSQTLRNLERDGMIVRTVLEAIPPKVEYTLTPLGRQVADQLHGLIDLVQGSMPTIREAQAQYDERQGAPS from the coding sequence GTGACCGAGATCAGTGACGAGTCCCTCGAATCGGACGTCTTCGCACGCGACTGCTCATCGCGTGAGGCACTGCAGACGATCACCGGACGGTGGGGCCTTCTCGTTCTGCTCGCCCTGGGCGAGAGCGCCTATCGGTTCAGCGCCCTACGTCGACGAGTGGATGGTGTCAGCGAGCGCATGCTCTCGCAGACGCTGCGGAACCTCGAACGCGACGGGATGATCGTGCGCACGGTCCTCGAGGCGATCCCGCCGAAGGTCGAGTACACCCTCACCCCGCTCGGCAGGCAGGTCGCCGATCAGCTGCACGGACTGATCGATCTGGTCCAGGGCAGCATGCCGACGATCAGAGAAGCGCAGGCGCAGTACGACGAACGTCAGGGCGCCCCGAGCTGA
- a CDS encoding cysteine hydrolase family protein translates to MSEPVTLDALPGPIQLDLDHTALIIIDMQRDFLLPGGFGETLGNDVAQLQRVVEPLGNLLAAARAAGMLVIHTREGHLPDLSDCPPAKRNRGAPSKRIGDPGAFGRILIRGEYGHDIIDELAPLDTEVVIDKPGKGAFYATELSKALADNAITQLLVTGVTTEVCVHTTTREANDRGFECVVVSDCVGSYFPEFQRAGLEMIAAQGGIFGWTAPAAALISLLDERATTTAEPVAGTA, encoded by the coding sequence ATGTCCGAACCCGTCACGCTCGACGCACTACCCGGACCGATCCAACTCGACCTGGACCACACGGCCCTGATCATCATCGACATGCAGCGAGACTTTCTGCTGCCCGGGGGTTTCGGTGAAACCCTCGGCAACGACGTCGCGCAACTGCAGCGCGTCGTCGAACCGCTGGGGAACCTCCTCGCCGCCGCACGTGCGGCCGGGATGCTCGTCATCCACACGCGGGAAGGTCACCTCCCTGATCTCTCGGATTGTCCGCCGGCCAAGCGCAACCGTGGTGCGCCGTCGAAGCGGATCGGTGACCCCGGTGCCTTCGGCCGCATCCTCATCCGTGGCGAGTACGGGCACGACATCATCGACGAACTCGCCCCTCTGGACACCGAGGTTGTCATCGACAAACCCGGCAAGGGTGCGTTCTATGCGACCGAACTGTCGAAAGCGCTCGCCGACAATGCAATCACACAGCTCCTCGTCACCGGCGTGACCACCGAGGTGTGCGTGCACACGACCACCCGTGAGGCCAACGATCGCGGCTTCGAATGCGTCGTCGTATCCGATTGTGTCGGTTCGTATTTCCCGGAGTTCCAGCGAGCCGGGCTGGAGATGATCGCGGCGCAGGGCGGCATCTTCGGGTGGACGGCCCCCGCCGCTGCCCTCATCTCGTTGCTGGACGAACGGGCAACCACGACGGCAGAGCCCGTCGCCGGCACCGCGTGA
- a CDS encoding GntR family transcriptional regulator gives MSVGEGSIGDDLPESLVDVAGRRIRDAILSGALEPGQKIVEETLCADLGISRAPVREALRLLAQQGLVEHQPRRGVRVAEWSPTDILQLFELRQVLERHAVEAALPLTDPDTQLAPVRAAIDAMRRAADDLARDDAHRRFHAAVVSLAGNRQLDITLEPILLKLQLPMAVNLRTESADHHGPADGVTRHQAILDALERNDSEAVIAALRDHGHLHYLGLVSASTGDASGHTHR, from the coding sequence ATGTCGGTCGGGGAGGGGTCGATTGGTGACGATCTGCCCGAGAGCCTGGTGGACGTCGCCGGCCGCCGAATCCGTGACGCCATTCTGAGCGGCGCGCTCGAACCGGGTCAGAAGATCGTCGAGGAGACGTTGTGCGCCGACCTCGGCATCAGCCGGGCGCCGGTGCGGGAGGCGTTGCGACTGCTGGCCCAGCAGGGGCTCGTCGAACATCAACCCCGACGCGGTGTCCGCGTCGCCGAGTGGTCGCCGACCGACATCCTGCAACTGTTCGAACTGCGGCAGGTGCTGGAGCGGCATGCCGTCGAAGCCGCGTTGCCACTGACCGACCCGGACACCCAGCTCGCGCCGGTGCGCGCGGCGATCGACGCAATGCGCCGCGCGGCAGACGATCTCGCCCGCGATGACGCTCATCGTCGATTCCACGCGGCGGTGGTCTCGCTGGCGGGGAACCGCCAGCTCGACATCACCCTCGAACCGATCCTCCTCAAGCTGCAACTGCCGATGGCGGTCAATCTCCGCACGGAATCGGCCGACCATCACGGACCGGCCGACGGGGTCACCCGGCATCAGGCGATCCTCGACGCCCTCGAACGCAACGACTCCGAGGCGGTGATCGCTGCGCTGCGCGATCACGGGCACCTCCACTACCTGGGACTCGTGTCCGCCAGTACCGGTGACGCCTCTGGACACACGCATCGGTGA
- the dnaG gene encoding DNA primase, with translation MAGRIPDRDITAIREQTMIEDIVGDYVALRRAGADSLKGLCPFHDEKSPSFHVRPNHGHFHCFGCGEGGDVFSFLQKQEHVSFVEAVEQLADRIGYQINYEGGGTAIKRDRGTRARLVAANAAAAKFYAAALQTPEAQAARDYLTERDFDAAAAARFGCGYAPAGWDTMTKALLSQGFEFSELEAAGLSKQGRKGPIDRFHRRLLWPIRNLGGDIIGFGARKLYDDDNLGKYMNTPETMLYKKSQVLFGLDHAKKSIAKGHQVVVVEGYTDVMAMHLAGVTTAVASCGTAFGEDHLALIRRLIMDDSYFRGEVIYTFDGDDAGKAAALKAFEGEQSISGQTFVAIAPDGMDPCELRQDKGDAAVRDLIARRVPMFEFAIKALLSEHDLDTAEGRVHALRDTVPVVARIKDIALRDEYARQLAGWVGWEEVGQVLGRVREEGARIRKAQGAGDSGGRGARRGSTRNRPEAESAPTSARPQPNDPRLWPQREALKAALQYPAIAGTVFDSLPVECFDEPAYAIVRQAMTGLGGTSSGMGGAAWVDAVRNAVDDPVIDPLVTELAVESMRVDEDNIPRYISSVLARLQEVWVGSQIADIKSRLRRMAPADDPDGYNAVFGDLVALEAYRRSLLEQALDPTVDAG, from the coding sequence GTGGCAGGCCGAATTCCCGATCGCGACATCACGGCGATCCGTGAGCAGACGATGATCGAGGACATCGTCGGCGACTATGTCGCACTGCGTCGTGCCGGGGCGGACAGTCTGAAGGGACTGTGCCCGTTCCACGACGAGAAGTCGCCGTCGTTCCACGTCCGGCCCAACCACGGACACTTCCACTGCTTCGGCTGCGGCGAGGGTGGCGATGTCTTCAGCTTCCTGCAGAAGCAGGAGCACGTCAGCTTCGTCGAGGCCGTCGAGCAGCTCGCCGACCGCATCGGGTACCAGATCAACTACGAGGGCGGCGGTACCGCGATCAAGCGGGACCGCGGCACCCGCGCCCGGCTCGTCGCCGCGAACGCCGCCGCCGCCAAGTTCTACGCGGCCGCGTTGCAGACGCCGGAGGCGCAGGCCGCACGCGACTACCTCACCGAACGCGACTTCGACGCCGCCGCCGCAGCCCGATTCGGTTGCGGCTACGCGCCCGCCGGCTGGGACACGATGACAAAGGCGCTGCTGTCGCAGGGGTTCGAGTTCAGCGAACTCGAGGCGGCGGGGTTGTCGAAGCAGGGCCGCAAGGGGCCGATCGACCGTTTCCATCGCCGACTGCTGTGGCCGATCCGCAACCTCGGCGGCGACATCATCGGCTTCGGTGCCCGGAAACTGTACGACGACGACAACCTCGGCAAGTACATGAACACGCCAGAGACCATGTTGTACAAGAAATCTCAGGTGCTGTTCGGTCTCGATCACGCCAAGAAGAGCATCGCCAAGGGGCATCAGGTGGTGGTCGTCGAGGGGTACACCGACGTCATGGCCATGCACCTGGCCGGTGTCACCACCGCCGTGGCGTCGTGTGGCACGGCCTTCGGCGAGGATCACCTGGCACTGATCCGGCGACTGATCATGGACGACTCGTACTTCCGGGGCGAGGTGATCTACACCTTCGACGGTGACGACGCCGGAAAAGCGGCCGCACTCAAGGCCTTCGAAGGTGAGCAGAGCATATCCGGGCAGACCTTCGTGGCGATCGCGCCCGACGGTATGGATCCCTGCGAGCTGCGGCAGGACAAGGGCGACGCCGCGGTGCGCGACCTCATCGCCCGCCGGGTGCCGATGTTCGAGTTCGCGATCAAGGCGCTGCTCTCCGAACACGATCTCGACACCGCCGAGGGACGCGTGCACGCGTTGCGGGACACCGTCCCCGTCGTCGCGCGCATCAAGGACATCGCACTGCGCGACGAGTACGCCCGCCAGCTCGCCGGCTGGGTGGGGTGGGAAGAGGTCGGCCAGGTCCTCGGCCGGGTCCGTGAGGAGGGCGCCCGAATCCGAAAGGCGCAGGGCGCGGGCGACTCCGGGGGCCGTGGCGCGCGTCGTGGTTCCACACGCAACCGTCCCGAAGCCGAGTCGGCGCCCACCTCGGCGCGGCCCCAGCCCAACGATCCGCGGCTCTGGCCGCAGCGCGAGGCACTCAAGGCCGCCCTGCAGTATCCGGCGATCGCGGGAACCGTCTTCGACTCGCTTCCCGTCGAATGCTTCGACGAACCGGCCTATGCCATCGTCCGGCAGGCCATGACCGGACTGGGCGGGACGTCATCGGGTATGGGCGGTGCCGCGTGGGTTGACGCGGTGCGCAACGCCGTCGACGACCCGGTCATCGACCCCCTGGTCACCGAGCTCGCCGTCGAGTCGATGCGCGTCGACGAGGACAACATTCCCCGGTACATCTCCAGCGTGCTCGCGCGGCTGCAGGAGGTGTGGGTGGGATCGCAGATCGCCGACATCAAGTCGCGGCTGCGGCGGATGGCCCCGGCCGACGACCCGGACGGCTACAACGCCGTGTTCGGAGACCTCGTCGCACTCGAGGCCTATCGTCGTAGCCTGCTGGAACAGGCCCTGGACCCGACGGTCGACGCGGGCTGA
- a CDS encoding PadR family transcriptional regulator has protein sequence MIELAVLAIAAEGETYGYVLGARLAEAGLGTIKGGTLYPILNRLEDSGALTAEWRQGDGGPGRKFYRMTDEGLARLSLERQQWLSFSGRVTSIINPEGHTK, from the coding sequence GTGATCGAACTCGCGGTATTAGCCATCGCCGCCGAGGGCGAAACTTACGGATATGTTCTCGGCGCCCGCTTAGCCGAGGCCGGACTCGGCACGATCAAGGGCGGCACCCTCTACCCAATCCTCAATCGCCTTGAAGATAGCGGTGCCCTTACCGCCGAGTGGCGTCAAGGAGATGGCGGTCCCGGTCGGAAGTTCTACCGGATGACCGACGAAGGGCTTGCCCGCCTCTCATTAGAGCGCCAACAGTGGCTGTCTTTCAGCGGCCGAGTCACGTCAATCATCAACCCCGAAGGACACACCAAATGA